The segment CGGCTTAACGGCACGCAACGAGTGGACCCCAAAGCCAAGTCTTGCATGATCAAATTTTGTTACGGCATGTGCGGTGTTATCCAGTAAATGAAAATAATCATCAATGGTTTTAGAAATAAATCTTCGTTGACGGGGTTGAGGCTCCATACCAAATCCACCTTGTTGGTAAAAAACCGGTACGAGCGTAATTTTTATACCGGCTGTTTTTGCTGCCGACAACAACCGCTCGCCCATCTCAGCAAGGTTGGTATACGGTTTCCCGTTTTGATCGTGATGGAGATAATGAAACTCGGCCACATTTGTATAGCCGCAGCGCAGCATTTCTTTATAACAATCAGTGGCCACTTGCTCCATTTCATCCGGGGACATGCGCAAGGCACATTCATACATCGCCTCACGCCAACTCCAGAAATCATCCGTTGTTCCGCGCTTATGTTTTTCCGCCATTCCGGCCATAGCAAATTGAAACCCATGAGAATGCGCATTTTGAAAACCCGGCAAGGCCAGACCGTTAACGTATTCAATGGCCGCAGCCTCTTGTGGAGATGTGGTGGAAAGCGATTGAATAATGCCATGCTGATCGGTTTTAACGTAAGCATTTTGCAACCAGCCTTCTTGTTGTAACAGGTATTTAAATTGGAAGTATTTCATTTAGTGTTCAGAGAATTCAAACAAATATTCTGGTTTATATGCAATGTTGAATTCCTCGAGCAACTCAATATATTCCTCGCGAAAGGATTTTACATGATGATGCGCTGGTTGATTCAAAATATAGTTCACAACATTTTTGAGTTGTGCATGGCTGTATGAAAACACACCATAACCTTCCTGCCACTGAAATTTCCCTGCAATCCATTTCTTTTCGTTAATAAACCGTGAACTATTTGCTTTTATATCGCGAACGAGATCCGAAATGCGAACATCGGGTTTAATGCTAACCAGAATATGTACATGGTCTGGCATGCAGTAGATGGCATACAATTTTTGATTGAGATTGGAGATTATGCCTGCTGTGTATTTTTCCAACTCCTCCCGATTTTTTTCATGGATGAGATTTAACCGGCCTTTTACCGCAAACACAATTTGAATGTACAACTGAGTGTAGGTGTTTGGCATCTTGAAATTAGAATCATGAAGGTACAAATATATTATTACGAGGAGGCAAACGTATGATAAAACAAGATGTCGCTCCTACGGAGCT is part of the Cyclobacteriaceae bacterium genome and harbors:
- the tnpA gene encoding IS200/IS605 family transposase — translated: MPNTYTQLYIQIVFAVKGRLNLIHEKNREELEKYTAGIISNLNQKLYAIYCMPDHVHILVSIKPDVRISDLVRDIKANSSRFINEKKWIAGKFQWQEGYGVFSYSHAQLKNVVNYILNQPAHHHVKSFREEYIELLEEFNIAYKPEYLFEFSEH
- the hutF gene encoding formimidoylglutamate deiminase: MKYFQFKYLLQQEGWLQNAYVKTDQHGIIQSLSTTSPQEAAAIEYVNGLALPGFQNAHSHGFQFAMAGMAEKHKRGTTDDFWSWREAMYECALRMSPDEMEQVATDCYKEMLRCGYTNVAEFHYLHHDQNGKPYTNLAEMGERLLSAAKTAGIKITLVPVFYQQGGFGMEPQPRQRRFISKTIDDYFHLLDNTAHAVTKFDHARLGFGVHSLRAVKPEDVIRTVEQGPKDIPFHLHAAEQLKEVDDSLAFLKKRPIEWLLENISLNDRFHIVHCTHMNDSEVAGLAKSKAHAVLCPGTEGNLGDGIFRLTDYHRHGGSWSIGTDSHISLNPLEDLRWLDYAQRFTTHKRNTFDDAATILVNTTLLAGRRAMGNPAQSYFAVGQPMDAVVYNAKAPLLERAGFEHALSAILYTADSSCILGTLVNGHWIA